Part of the Intestinibacillus sp. Marseille-P6563 genome is shown below.
AGGAAGCCGCCTTCGTTATCGCCTTCCGGCGTTGCATTGTAGAACGGAGCTACCAAAATATTGATCTTATCCGCCTGCTGGTCGGTCGAAATACCGGCCGCACGGGCGATATGACTGGTCAGCTGTGCGGTACCCACATCGCCGGCCGCATCCTGATTGATGGTAACGGCGATCATGATATCGGTTACAACGCCCGAATTCTGTTCGCGCTGTTCGGTGGTCTTATTGACGTTATGGTCTTCCGAGCCCGAATTGTAGAGCGATGTTTCATTGCCCGTGACCGCATTCTGCGAATCCATATACGTCTGGATATCCGCATTGGTTTCTGCGCCCACAACACCGCCGTTTGCCGTATCCCCATCGCGGGTGAGCGACTGTTCATACTCCCGGTGACCGATGATGCCTTCGCCAGCCGGGGCCCCTTCCGGGGTGGTGTATTCGGTCGATTCCGAAACGCTGCGGCTGACATCCACTGTACTGTTGACACTGACGCGTACATTGTCAGTGCCGTAAACCGGGGTCAGAACCTGCAAAACTTCCGAACGCACCCGGTTATTGACCTGCGTTTCCAAGCGCATTTTCAAATCCGAAGCCGATGCGCTGGTGTTGGAATCGCCGCCCGGGGTATAGGTATTGCCGAGCGAGTCACTGATCGAAATGCTGTCAAATTCCAGTCCCTTGACACTGCGCGCAACCAGATTGCCGATTGCTTCTACATATTCTTCGGGCAGTGCTGCGCCGTCCTGCATGGTGACGACGATCGAAGCGCTGGCCGGCACGGCGTTTTCACTATCCAGCACATATCGCTGGTCGGAACCGGCCGAAATGGTAACGACTGCATCCTTTACGCCTTCAAAGCACCGGATAACGGCCGCCATGCGGTCTTGCAGCTCGTAGTTACGAACGGTTTCCCGGTCGGATTCGCTGGCCATCATGCCGACATTATTAAAATATGTATCGTAGTTAAAACCGGATTTGGGATAGCCGTCCAGCAACAGCTTGGCCTTCAGATTCGGTTCATCCGCCTGCGGCACTTTGATCGTATCGCCTTCGATCTTGTAGTCTGTTGCGCCGTATTCTTCCAACTTCGCGACAACCGCCGAAGCCTCATCGGTAGACAGCCCTGTAAAAAGAACTTCATACGGTCGGTTGTTGATGACAACCGCCATGATGACAGCAAAAACTACGACCGCCACTAATACGACCGCCGTAATTTTAATGCTTTTGGATTTTTTATCCCCAGTATAAAGCCCTTTTATTTTTTCCAAACCGCCTTGCAGCTTTTCTTTCACAATTGACTCCGCCCTTATCCTTCTATCATTTCCCGCTTAATGAACACCTGCACGTTTTGTTAGATACTCATACGTGTTACTTCACTATAAGCATCCAAGGCTTTATTCCGCAACTGCACCAGCAGTTCCACGGAAAGCTGTGCCTTCGTGCTTGCAATCGACAAGGTTGCCGGGTTATCCAATTGTCCGGTTGCCAACAAATATTCTGCCTGATTCTTTTCCGCATCGGTCTGTTTTACGTTATCGATTGCATATTGGAAAACATCTGCAAAAATAGGCGATCCGCTTGTTGTATTTCCTGTGTTTTGTGTCGTTGCGGATACACTCGGAAATGTGTCCCACAACGGCTGAATCGATCCGATTGCTGCCATTCCTTATTCCCCATTTCTTTTTAAATCCTGCGTTTACTTGCCAATATCAAGCGCACGGGTTGCAACCGTCTTGAGCGTATTGAATGCTGTTACATTGGCCGAAAATGCCTGTGTTGCAGCCATCGCGTCGGTGATTTCCTTCACCAGATCCACGTTCGGCAACTCTACATACCCCTGTGCATTGGCATCCGGATGGGTGGGATCATACTGCAACTTCAGTGCACTTTGATCCTCGACGATCTGCGTAACACGTACCCCGCCGTTTTCCGACAGATTCCCAGTCGCCTGCGGTAAATTGCCTGCCGCCCGCGCCAGAACTTCCCGGAAGGAATCCCGTCCGCCGTCTGCTTCCATCACAACCATCTTCCGGCGATATGGACCGTCTCCGCCTTCTACTCTCGTTGTATTGATATTCGAAACATTCTCCGAAATGACATCCAAACGAAGCTGCTGAGCGGTCATGCCCGAGCCGGTAATATTCATAGAACTTAAAAAAGCCATCGTCTTCCCTCCTTACTGTCCACGAATTGCGGTACGCAACAGAGTAAGGTCATTCGAGATGGCGTTAAAT
Proteins encoded:
- the fliF gene encoding flagellar basal-body MS-ring/collar protein FliF, translating into MKEKLQGGLEKIKGLYTGDKKSKSIKITAVVLVAVVVFAVIMAVVINNRPYEVLFTGLSTDEASAVVAKLEEYGATDYKIEGDTIKVPQADEPNLKAKLLLDGYPKSGFNYDTYFNNVGMMASESDRETVRNYELQDRMAAVIRCFEGVKDAVVTISAGSDQRYVLDSENAVPASASIVVTMQDGAALPEEYVEAIGNLVARSVKGLEFDSISISDSLGNTYTPGGDSNTSASASDLKMRLETQVNNRVRSEVLQVLTPVYGTDNVRVSVNSTVDVSRSVSESTEYTTPEGAPAGEGIIGHREYEQSLTRDGDTANGGVVGAETNADIQTYMDSQNAVTGNETSLYNSGSEDHNVNKTTEQREQNSGVVTDIMIAVTINQDAAGDVGTAQLTSHIARAAGISTDQQADKINILVAPFYNATPEGDNEGGFLRNIQLPKWALYAGAGVGGLLLLLIVLLIIATSRRRKKQQAMLELEQQEQAAALAAQAEAMAAQEAAENILDIKNEKNMELKRDIRKFTEENPEIAAQMIRTWLKGENANG
- a CDS encoding flagellar hook-basal body complex protein FliE, with amino-acid sequence MAAIGSIQPLWDTFPSVSATTQNTGNTTSGSPIFADVFQYAIDNVKQTDAEKNQAEYLLATGQLDNPATLSIASTKAQLSVELLVQLRNKALDAYSEVTRMSI
- the flgC gene encoding flagellar basal body rod protein FlgC, giving the protein MAFLSSMNITGSGMTAQQLRLDVISENVSNINTTRVEGGDGPYRRKMVVMEADGGRDSFREVLARAAGNLPQATGNLSENGGVRVTQIVEDQSALKLQYDPTHPDANAQGYVELPNVDLVKEITDAMAATQAFSANVTAFNTLKTVATRALDIGK